The following are from one region of the Mixophyes fleayi isolate aMixFle1 chromosome 7, aMixFle1.hap1, whole genome shotgun sequence genome:
- the EARS2 gene encoding nondiscriminating glutamyl-tRNA synthetase EARS2, mitochondrial, which translates to MKTLLVRALRLCVPPGKRGCSGGVQKEIRVRFAPSPTGFLHLGGLRTALYNYLFAKKHGGAFILRLEDTDQSRLVPGAADGIEDMLEWAGIPPDESPRQGGPHGPYVQSKRLTLYHEVVQTLLESGAAYRCFCTPQRLELLKKEAFRSRQTPRYDNRCRHLTTNQVQEKLSQSLPFVVRFQLSTGPQAFQDMVYGWTQHDVASVEGDPVILKGDGFPTYHLANVVDDNHMAVTHVLRGEEWLISTTKHLLLYRALGWKPPLYAHLPLLLNKDGSKLSKRQGDIFIQHYEQKGYLADTLLDIITNCGSGFAGNQMGRTLPQLIQQYDLGSTSTHSALLDLDKLPEFNRVHLTRWIDDADTRVQLVSQLQTLLQEKYRDVTFDKEYIERILLLRRGHLCMLTDLLCPNYAYLWIRPSVRMEDLHLLSSEASGIGSLTVRLLQNNHNDMSLEMLNKELRSHLQQLRATKYSTSMKVLRLALSGLETGPSVVEMMLSLGPQESISRLQNALSR; encoded by the exons ATGAAGACGCTGCTTGTTCGGGCCCTGCGTCTGTGTGTACCCCCGGGGAAGAGAGGGTGCTCTGGGGGGGTACAGAAGGAGATTCGGGTGCGCTTTGCTCCGAGTCCCACAG GCTTTCTTCACTTGGGTGGCCTACGTACTGCACTGTACAACTATCTTTTTGCTAAGAAACATGGAGGTGCTTTTATTCTGCGCCTAGAAGACACTGACCAAAGCCGGCTAGTCCCTGGAGCTGCGGATGGTATAGAAGATATGTTGGAATGGGCAG GAATCCCACCAGATGAGAGCCCCAGACAGGGTGGGCCTCATGGACCATATGTACAGTCTAAGCGTCTGACTCTCTATCATGAGGTTGTACAGACTTTGCTGGAAAGTGGGGCTGCTTACCGCTGCTTCTGTACCCCCCAGAGACTTGAACTGCTCAAGAAAGAAGCATTTAGAAGTAGACAGACCCCTCG CTACGACAACCGTTGCCGACATCTGACCACGAATCAAGTGCAGGAAAAGCTCTCGCAGAGCTTGCCGTTTGTGGTCCGATTCCAGTTGTCTACTGGTCCCCAAGCTTTCCAGGACATGGTATATGGCTGGACACAGCATGATGTAGCAAGTGTGGAAGGGGACCCGGTGATCCTGAAAGGAGATGGTTTTCCCACTTATCACTTGGCCAATGTGGTGGATGATAATCACATGGCTGTGACTCACGTGTTGCGGGGAGAAGAGTGGCTGATCTCCACTACCAAGCACTTACTGCTGTACCGTGCCCTGGGCTGGAAGCCTCCGTTGTATGCCCACCTCCCACTCCTGCTCAACAAAGATGGCAGCAAACTGTCCAAGAGGCAGGGGGATATATTTATCCAGCACTATGAGCAGAAAGGATACTTGGCGGACACCCTGCTGGACATTATTACCAACTGCGGATCAGGATTCGCCG GGAACCAGATGGGCCGTACCCTCCCTCAACTAATTCAGCAGTACGATCTGGGGAGCACCAGTACTCATTCAGCACTTCTGGATCTGGATAAACTTCCAGAGTTTAACCG GGTGCACCTGACCAGGTGGATTGATGACGCAGACACCAGAGTACAGCTGGTGTCACAGCTACAGACTCTGCTGCAGGAGAAGTACAGAGACGTGACGTTTGATAAAGAGTATATTGAGAGGATACTATTGCTGAGGAGG GGACACTTGTGTATGCTCACAGACCTGCTGTGTCCGAATTATGCCTATCTGTGGATTCGGCCCTCGGTGCGAATGGAAGATTTGCACCTACTGTCGAGTGAGGCCAGTGGGATTGGAAGTCTAACTGTGCG GCTTTTGCAGAATAACCACAATGACATGAGCCTGGAAATGTTAAATAAAGAACTGAGGAGCCATCTGCAGCAGCTGAGAGCCACAAAATACAGCACTTCCATGAAAGTTCTCCGCCTGGCACTCAGTGGCCTCGAG ACTGGCCCCAGTGTGGTGGAGATGATGCTGTCGTTGGGACCCCAGGAGTCAATTTCCCGGTTACAGAATGCTCTGTCTAGGTGA